In Actinoplanes sp. NBC_00393, a single genomic region encodes these proteins:
- a CDS encoding oxidoreductase: MNTWLITGCSTGLGRALARAVLDRGDNAVVTARDVTKVEDFAESHPRTALALSLDVTDPEQVCDAVRQADARFGGVDVLVNNAGYGYRAAVEEGGDADVQRLFATNFFGAVSMIKAVLPGMRARRSGAIVNISSIGARICAPGSGYYSAAKAALEGMSGSLRKELGPLGITVTAVEPGAFRTDFAGRSLTESATVIDDYADTAGRRRKVHDTSHGHQPGDPAKAAAALITAVGSGRPPALLLLGTDALAAVSGVLDDERAEIESWRHLTTSTDLSA, translated from the coding sequence ATGAACACCTGGCTGATCACCGGATGCTCCACTGGCCTGGGCCGGGCCCTCGCCCGAGCTGTTCTCGACCGCGGCGACAACGCGGTCGTCACCGCCCGCGACGTGACCAAGGTCGAGGACTTCGCCGAGAGCCACCCGCGCACGGCGCTCGCGTTGTCGTTGGACGTGACGGATCCGGAACAGGTCTGCGACGCGGTCCGGCAGGCCGACGCCCGATTCGGCGGGGTGGATGTGCTGGTCAACAACGCCGGCTACGGCTACCGCGCGGCGGTGGAGGAGGGCGGCGACGCGGATGTGCAGCGGCTGTTCGCGACGAACTTCTTCGGCGCGGTCAGCATGATCAAGGCGGTGTTGCCGGGCATGCGAGCCCGGCGCAGCGGCGCGATCGTGAACATCTCCTCGATCGGCGCGCGGATCTGCGCGCCCGGATCCGGCTACTACTCCGCCGCCAAAGCAGCGCTGGAGGGCATGTCGGGCTCATTGCGCAAGGAGCTGGGGCCGCTGGGAATCACGGTGACCGCCGTCGAGCCGGGCGCCTTCCGGACCGACTTCGCCGGCCGATCGCTAACCGAGTCGGCCACGGTGATCGACGACTACGCCGACACCGCCGGCAGGCGCCGCAAGGTTCACGACACCAGCCACGGCCACCAGCCCGGCGACCCGGCGAAGGCCGCCGCGGCGTTGATCACCGCCGTCGGCTCCGGCAGGCCGCCGGCGTTGCTGCTGCTGGGCACCGACGCGCTCGCCGCCGTCAGCGGCGTCCTGGACGACGAGCGCGCCGAGATCGAGTCCTGGCGTCACCTGACCACCAGCACCGATCTCTCGGCCTGA